The following coding sequences are from one Mycolicibacterium aichiense window:
- the eccA gene encoding type VII secretion AAA-ATPase EccA, whose protein sequence is MTSSADTAAARRQFDQAMAVLESDPATALRHFRDATGIDPSMADAWLGRISAGDDALDSLQQLFAYGSRLHRESNRLGVRLGAPIKAGPYLSITVTESSHAGLALASALVDDKQFEKAEAVLEDSALLDTWENHQWQQYVRAYLMFATQRWPDVIAEAARVLPPQAIIMSAVTAATNALAAHAAAHLGQGRVALDWADRVELRTERGAAETRRHSLLDTAVTAIDPLEFPLIAADLAYVRGMAHRQLGEEDKAQIWLSKATINGVLIDPAKQALADQRLQLVVTDEDTINSRSNKWDASTEQSENERAEEENAERRTELLAEGRALLNNQVGLADVKRAVAELEDQIEVRELRLAHGLPVTNQTNHMLLVGPPGTGKTTTAEALGKIYAGLGIVRHPEIIEVKRADFCGEHIGSSGPKTNELISRSLGRILFMDEFYSLVERHHDGRPDMIGMEAVNQLLVALEVHRFDFCFIGAGYEKEVDEFLTVNPGLAGRFNRKLRFESYSPDELVQIAVRYGGPRATVIEPAAQDALNAACRKLRAYLAPDGTHGIDVMQNGRFARNVVERAERLRDSRVAAQNRTSRGSVTVEDLETLRTQDLMAAVADACAEKHVPISL, encoded by the coding sequence ATGACCAGTAGTGCAGATACCGCGGCCGCCCGTCGCCAGTTCGACCAGGCGATGGCTGTGCTGGAGTCCGATCCTGCGACCGCCCTGCGGCATTTCCGCGACGCCACCGGGATCGACCCGTCCATGGCCGATGCGTGGCTGGGCAGGATCTCGGCCGGCGACGATGCACTGGATTCGCTGCAGCAGCTGTTCGCCTACGGGTCGCGGTTGCATCGCGAGTCCAACCGACTCGGTGTGCGACTGGGTGCGCCGATCAAGGCCGGCCCATACCTGTCGATCACCGTCACCGAGTCGTCGCACGCCGGCCTGGCGCTGGCGAGTGCGCTGGTCGACGACAAGCAGTTCGAGAAAGCCGAAGCGGTGCTGGAGGATTCGGCACTGCTGGATACCTGGGAAAACCATCAGTGGCAGCAGTACGTGCGGGCATATCTGATGTTCGCCACTCAGCGCTGGCCGGACGTCATCGCCGAGGCGGCTCGGGTGCTGCCCCCGCAGGCGATCATCATGTCGGCGGTCACGGCGGCCACCAACGCGCTGGCCGCGCACGCCGCCGCGCATCTGGGGCAGGGCCGGGTGGCTCTCGATTGGGCTGACCGGGTGGAGCTGCGCACCGAGCGTGGCGCCGCCGAGACCCGCAGGCACAGCTTGTTGGATACGGCGGTCACCGCGATCGATCCGCTCGAATTTCCGCTCATCGCAGCTGATCTCGCGTATGTGCGAGGGATGGCGCACCGCCAGCTCGGCGAGGAGGACAAGGCGCAGATCTGGTTGTCGAAGGCCACGATCAACGGCGTGCTCATCGATCCGGCCAAGCAGGCGCTGGCCGATCAGCGGCTGCAGCTGGTCGTCACCGACGAGGACACGATCAACAGCCGCTCCAACAAGTGGGACGCCAGCACCGAGCAGTCGGAGAACGAGCGGGCCGAAGAGGAGAACGCCGAGCGGCGGACCGAGCTGCTGGCCGAAGGCCGTGCGCTGCTGAACAATCAGGTGGGCCTGGCCGACGTCAAGCGGGCGGTCGCCGAGCTCGAAGACCAGATCGAGGTCCGCGAGCTGCGGCTTGCCCACGGCCTACCGGTGACCAACCAGACGAATCACATGCTCCTCGTCGGTCCACCCGGCACCGGTAAGACGACGACGGCCGAGGCGCTCGGCAAGATCTACGCCGGACTGGGCATCGTCCGGCATCCGGAGATCATCGAGGTCAAGCGCGCCGACTTCTGCGGCGAGCACATCGGGTCGTCGGGGCCGAAAACCAATGAGCTGATCAGTCGTTCGCTGGGACGCATTTTGTTCATGGACGAGTTCTACTCCCTGGTGGAGCGCCATCACGACGGCCGGCCGGACATGATCGGTATGGAGGCGGTGAACCAGTTGCTGGTCGCTTTGGAGGTGCACCGCTTCGACTTCTGCTTCATCGGTGCCGGTTACGAGAAGGAAGTCGACGAATTCCTCACCGTGAACCCGGGTTTGGCGGGACGTTTCAACCGTAAGCTGCGGTTCGAGTCGTACAGCCCCGATGAGCTGGTGCAGATCGCCGTCCGCTACGGCGGGCCGCGCGCCACGGTGATCGAACCGGCTGCGCAGGACGCACTGAACGCGGCGTGCCGCAAGTTGCGGGCCTACCTCGCCCCCGACGGCACTCACGGTATCGACGTCATGCAGAACGGCCGCTTCGCCCGCAACGTCGTGGAACGCGCTGAGCGGCTGCGTGATTCGCGGGTAGCCGCGCAGAACCGCACCAGTCGTGGCTCGGTGACCGTCGAGGATCTGGAGACGCTGCGCACCCAGGACCTGATGGCAGCGGTTGCGGACGCATGCGCGGAAAAGCATGTGCCCATCAGTCTTTGA
- the mycP gene encoding type VII secretion-associated serine protease mycosin encodes MIGQRFAATAMVILLTGLIANIPAAQAIPPPSVDPSMVPPDGPPRPDQPMRQSNICARTITVADPNVALPAPNLAMLNVVKAWQYSTGNGVPVAVIDTGVNPSPRLPVVPGGDYIMGGDGLMDCDAHGTIVASLIAASLQGGPPPAPMPPTPAFPPPAGPPAVTSAPPPPGSPPAPPAPPPPPVPVTVTETKPAPPPPPPPPPPDQPSAGPGDPDPNGPEDPEVPPPPPGAPDGVAGVAPHAVVISIRQSSRAYEPENPGPGDNEARKKAGTVATLASAIVHAANMGAKVINISVTSCVSAADPLDQRALGAAVWYAATIKDAVIVAAAGNEGEDGCAQNPSFDPLDTSDPRDWHQVKTVSSPSWFSDYVLSVGAVDNTGAPINKSLAGPWVAAAAPGVGVMGLSPQTGGPVNAYPPVRPGERNMPFWGTSFSAAYVSGVAALVRAKYPNLTANQIIHRILQTAHNPPRGVDNQVGYGVVDPVAALTFNVPPGDRLAPGSMTRVMAPPPPPAAPDHRARNVALIFAGAVVGAVLLASIIGRARRAR; translated from the coding sequence ATGATCGGACAGCGGTTTGCCGCGACGGCGATGGTCATCCTGCTGACGGGATTGATCGCCAACATCCCTGCAGCGCAGGCGATTCCGCCACCGAGTGTGGACCCCTCAATGGTTCCGCCGGACGGTCCGCCGCGCCCGGATCAGCCGATGCGGCAGAGCAACATCTGCGCCCGGACCATCACCGTGGCCGACCCCAACGTGGCACTGCCCGCACCGAATCTGGCGATGCTCAACGTCGTCAAGGCATGGCAGTACTCGACGGGTAACGGCGTACCGGTGGCCGTCATCGACACCGGGGTCAACCCCAGCCCGCGGCTACCCGTGGTGCCCGGCGGGGACTACATCATGGGCGGCGACGGCCTGATGGACTGCGATGCGCACGGCACGATCGTCGCCTCGCTGATCGCAGCCAGCTTGCAGGGCGGTCCGCCGCCGGCTCCGATGCCGCCCACTCCCGCCTTCCCGCCGCCGGCAGGCCCGCCTGCGGTCACCTCCGCGCCGCCGCCTCCGGGATCGCCGCCCGCGCCTCCGGCCCCGCCGCCCCCGCCTGTCCCGGTGACGGTCACCGAGACGAAACCGGCGCCACCACCGCCACCGCCACCGCCTCCGCCGGACCAGCCGTCGGCGGGCCCGGGCGATCCGGACCCCAACGGGCCCGAGGATCCCGAGGTGCCGCCGCCCCCGCCGGGAGCGCCGGACGGTGTCGCAGGAGTGGCCCCGCACGCAGTGGTGATCTCGATCCGTCAGTCGTCGCGCGCATACGAACCGGAGAACCCGGGACCCGGTGACAACGAGGCCCGCAAGAAGGCCGGAACCGTGGCCACGCTGGCCAGTGCGATCGTCCATGCCGCCAACATGGGCGCCAAGGTGATCAACATCAGCGTGACGTCGTGCGTCTCGGCCGCCGACCCGCTGGATCAGCGCGCACTCGGTGCGGCCGTCTGGTACGCCGCGACAATCAAGGACGCGGTGATCGTCGCCGCCGCCGGAAACGAGGGTGAGGACGGCTGCGCGCAGAACCCGTCGTTCGACCCGCTGGACACCTCGGATCCCCGGGACTGGCATCAGGTCAAGACCGTGTCGTCGCCGTCGTGGTTCTCCGACTACGTGCTGTCGGTCGGAGCCGTCGACAATACCGGCGCGCCGATCAACAAGAGCCTGGCCGGACCCTGGGTGGCCGCCGCCGCGCCCGGCGTCGGTGTCATGGGACTGTCGCCGCAGACCGGAGGCCCGGTCAACGCCTATCCGCCGGTGCGCCCCGGGGAGCGGAACATGCCGTTCTGGGGCACCAGCTTCTCGGCGGCGTACGTCTCCGGTGTCGCGGCGCTGGTCCGAGCCAAGTATCCGAACCTGACCGCGAACCAGATCATCCACCGCATCTTGCAGACCGCGCACAACCCGCCTCGCGGGGTGGACAACCAGGTCGGTTACGGCGTGGTGGATCCCGTTGCCGCACTGACATTCAACGTGCCGCCCGGTGACCGGCTGGCTCCCGGATCGATGACCCGGGTGATGGCCCCGCCGCCACCACCGGCCGCCCCCGACCATCGCGCGCGCAACGTGGCGCTGATCTTCGCAGGCGCCGTTGTCGGGGCCGTCTTGCTGGCGAGCATCATCGGCCGCGCCAGGCGGGCGCGATGA
- a CDS encoding serine/threonine protein kinase: MDPVSIGGYVVESVLGTGGVGTVYLAHDSATPVALKVSTSGAPPAVVHPNIVPVYEQGTTPDGKHWLAMQYVAGGDADSELRAGRMSPERAVHIIADIARALDYAHAQGVVHGDVKPSNFLLDRDRVLLADFGSRPFAADGMVLTSAAYAAPEMLCGNEVDGRADVYSLGCSLFRLLTGKPPFFDAGSKDEVVQAHLHREPPRPTRFAPWLPAAMNHVIATAMAKDTRLRYPSAGGLAHAADAALHVKD, encoded by the coding sequence GTGGACCCCGTTAGTATCGGCGGCTACGTCGTCGAATCCGTGCTGGGCACGGGCGGTGTGGGCACCGTGTATCTGGCACACGATTCAGCGACGCCGGTCGCGCTCAAGGTCTCCACGTCCGGCGCACCCCCGGCCGTTGTCCATCCCAATATCGTGCCGGTCTACGAGCAGGGCACCACGCCGGACGGAAAGCACTGGCTGGCAATGCAGTACGTGGCCGGTGGGGATGCGGACAGCGAACTGCGGGCCGGGCGGATGTCACCTGAGCGGGCGGTGCACATCATCGCCGACATCGCTCGGGCGCTGGACTACGCGCATGCGCAGGGCGTGGTGCACGGTGACGTGAAGCCGTCGAATTTCCTTCTGGACCGCGACCGGGTTCTGCTCGCCGATTTCGGGTCGCGCCCTTTCGCCGCCGACGGAATGGTGCTGACGTCTGCCGCCTATGCGGCGCCGGAGATGTTGTGCGGCAACGAAGTGGACGGGCGGGCTGACGTATATTCATTGGGCTGCTCGCTGTTTCGGCTGCTGACCGGGAAGCCGCCGTTCTTCGACGCCGGCTCCAAGGACGAGGTGGTGCAGGCCCATCTGCATCGCGAACCCCCACGGCCCACCCGGTTCGCACCGTGGCTGCCTGCCGCCATGAACCACGTCATTGCCACGGCGATGGCGAAGGACACTCGGCTGCGCTACCCGAGCGCCGGTGGGCTTGCGCACGCCGCTGATGCGGCACTACACGTCAAAGACTGA
- a CDS encoding MinD/ParA family ATP-binding protein codes for MTDRDDYRYRQGPPPPGYASGPPTERLPRIEVPAAPMPPMPRVPYPPVPAHRPAQPAKPKPTRGWRRGVHAATFGLVNPGPSREDKRQAAMEAMVAAPLRGHYKIGVLGKGGVGKTTVSASVGCVLAELRRGDRVVAVDADTAFGRLGSRIDPRADGSYWELAKNKNLRSFAEVLTRMGSNSSGLFVLAGENGSRRGILDPAIYREATMRLDRHFTISIVDCGSTMDAPVTQEAMRDMDALIVVSSPWPDGASAAAQTMEWLAAHGKTGLMQRSVIVLNDSDGHSDKKTRGVLADQFRSRRQAVVEVPFDPGLRPGGVINSTAEMSMPTRRAFVEVAAVISQFFATIPPRGPR; via the coding sequence ATGACCGACCGCGACGACTACCGATACCGGCAGGGTCCGCCCCCGCCTGGGTATGCCAGCGGCCCGCCCACCGAGCGGCTGCCCCGCATCGAGGTGCCTGCGGCCCCGATGCCACCGATGCCGCGGGTGCCGTATCCCCCGGTGCCGGCGCACCGACCGGCCCAGCCGGCCAAGCCCAAGCCGACCCGGGGTTGGCGCCGAGGGGTCCATGCCGCGACGTTCGGGCTGGTCAACCCCGGCCCGTCGCGCGAGGACAAGCGCCAGGCCGCGATGGAGGCCATGGTGGCCGCCCCGTTGCGCGGCCACTACAAGATCGGTGTGCTGGGCAAGGGCGGTGTCGGCAAGACGACGGTGTCGGCCAGCGTCGGATGTGTGCTGGCCGAGCTGCGCCGCGGTGACCGGGTGGTGGCGGTGGACGCCGACACCGCGTTCGGCCGGCTCGGCAGCCGGATCGACCCGCGCGCCGACGGCTCCTACTGGGAGCTGGCCAAGAACAAAAACCTGCGCTCGTTCGCCGAGGTGCTCACCCGGATGGGCAGCAATTCGTCGGGATTGTTCGTGCTGGCCGGGGAGAACGGCAGTCGCCGCGGGATTCTGGACCCGGCGATCTACCGCGAGGCCACAATGCGGCTCGACCGGCACTTCACGATTTCCATCGTCGACTGCGGTTCGACGATGGACGCCCCGGTCACCCAGGAAGCGATGCGCGACATGGACGCGCTGATCGTGGTGTCATCGCCGTGGCCGGACGGGGCCTCAGCGGCCGCACAGACGATGGAATGGCTTGCTGCCCACGGCAAGACCGGATTGATGCAGCGTTCGGTGATCGTGCTCAACGATTCCGACGGGCACTCCGACAAGAAGACGCGCGGGGTGCTCGCCGACCAGTTCCGCTCCCGGCGGCAGGCGGTGGTGGAGGTGCCGTTCGATCCGGGCCTGCGCCCCGGAGGGGTCATCAACAGCACCGCCGAGATGTCGATGCCGACCCGCCGTGCGTTCGTCGAAGTGGCAGCGGTCATTTCGCAGTTCTTCGCAACCATCCCGCCCCGTGGACCCCGTTAG
- the eccE gene encoding type VII secretion protein EccE has translation MRRHSIQLAVILAVLALGLIGWVVYGLIGAGVGLALGLILFAIPWRRQPLWSWAGLYLRRNRPILLSEPVTVANDRSGGGVRYQDGVAIVAVQLLGKAHTPTIFTGSTAAQTRNNLDVSELLPAMHQSLGLTIESLSVVTAGSRRRSTGDYPRVYDTLIGTPPYAGARETWLVIRLRALENADALRRRATVGTAALAAAQRIAASLRCNGIRAKVATATDMVEFERRLGRTALESHNQRWKTARSDAGWLTTYAYQPRDINAEMLSQAWALRADGIIQNITLFPDGTASATITIRSAQPPTAPPSVMLKTLPGEQASAVAANLCGPRPELHGLSRGRAPATLVLPIGPSGVLLGKVNAGDRLLLPLGDPGEFSRIHIAAEDPIAKRIVVRTAGAGDRITVHTSDLQRWESVRMPHIAVSDQPRPASGTTVSVVDGTVAPAPRPNTVISVGRPGETRRGTADVVITQIGPATVEVNAAGQVYMVEVELFRAENRYVSSEPTSLRSDELELAD, from the coding sequence ATGAGACGTCACAGCATCCAGCTCGCGGTGATCCTCGCCGTGCTGGCGCTGGGGCTGATCGGGTGGGTCGTCTACGGGCTCATCGGTGCCGGTGTGGGACTGGCCCTCGGTCTGATCCTGTTCGCGATTCCGTGGCGCCGCCAACCACTGTGGTCGTGGGCGGGTCTGTATCTGCGACGCAATCGCCCCATTCTGCTCAGCGAGCCGGTGACGGTGGCCAACGACCGTTCCGGCGGCGGCGTCCGGTACCAGGACGGAGTGGCCATCGTCGCTGTTCAACTACTCGGGAAGGCCCACACACCAACGATTTTCACCGGTTCTACCGCGGCGCAGACTCGCAACAACCTCGATGTGAGCGAGCTGTTGCCTGCCATGCACCAGAGTCTGGGGCTGACGATCGAGTCGCTGTCGGTGGTGACGGCGGGCTCGCGCCGCCGCAGCACGGGCGACTATCCGCGGGTGTACGACACGCTCATCGGAACGCCGCCGTATGCCGGAGCGCGGGAGACCTGGTTGGTGATCCGACTGCGGGCCCTGGAGAACGCCGACGCGTTGCGGCGCCGCGCCACGGTCGGAACCGCAGCGCTGGCCGCAGCTCAACGTATCGCGGCAAGCCTGCGGTGCAACGGAATTCGCGCGAAAGTGGCCACCGCGACGGATATGGTCGAGTTTGAGCGCCGACTGGGCCGTACCGCGCTGGAATCACACAACCAGCGCTGGAAGACCGCACGCAGCGACGCCGGCTGGCTGACCACGTACGCCTACCAGCCGCGCGACATCAATGCCGAGATGCTCTCGCAGGCGTGGGCGTTGCGTGCCGACGGAATCATCCAGAACATCACCCTGTTCCCAGACGGAACGGCGAGTGCGACCATCACCATCCGCAGCGCCCAGCCGCCGACAGCTCCGCCGAGCGTGATGCTCAAGACGCTGCCGGGTGAACAGGCGAGCGCCGTCGCCGCCAATCTGTGCGGGCCCAGGCCGGAACTGCACGGTCTCAGCCGCGGGCGCGCGCCTGCAACTCTGGTTCTGCCGATCGGCCCGTCCGGCGTGCTGCTTGGCAAGGTCAATGCCGGTGACCGGCTGCTGCTACCGCTGGGCGATCCCGGTGAGTTCAGCCGCATCCACATTGCGGCCGAGGACCCGATCGCCAAGCGCATCGTCGTCCGGACCGCAGGCGCGGGCGACCGGATCACGGTGCACACCAGCGATCTGCAGCGCTGGGAGAGTGTGCGGATGCCGCACATCGCCGTCTCCGATCAGCCGCGACCGGCGTCGGGGACCACGGTCAGCGTGGTCGACGGAACAGTCGCGCCGGCTCCCCGGCCGAACACGGTGATCTCGGTGGGCCGTCCCGGCGAGACGCGACGAGGCACGGCCGACGTGGTGATCACCCAGATCGGTCCGGCCACCGTCGAGGTCAACGCCGCCGGCCAGGTGTATATGGTGGAGGTGGAGCTGTTCCGCGCCGAAAACCGTTACGTGTCAAGTGAACCGACCAGCTTGCGGTCGGATGAACTGGAGCTGGCAGACTAG